The Budorcas taxicolor isolate Tak-1 chromosome 2, Takin1.1, whole genome shotgun sequence genome window below encodes:
- the PLA2G2E gene encoding group IIE secretory phospholipase A2 — MKRPPLLTFLCLLVALAGGNLVQFGVMIERMTGKPALQYNDYGCYCGVGGAHWPVDETDWCCHAHDCCYGRLEKLGCEPKMERYLFSATRHSIFCAGRTSCQRWTCECDKKAALCFRRNLGTYDRKYAHYPNKLCTGPTPPC; from the exons TGGCCCTGGCTGGCGGGAACCTGGTCCAGTTCGGGGTGATGATTGAGAGGATGACGGGGAAGCCCGCGCTGCAGTACAATGACTACGGCTGCTACTGCGGGGTCGGCGGCGCCCACTGGCCGGTGGACGAGACAGACTG GTGCTGCCACGCCCACGACTGCTGCTACGGGCGCCTGGAGAAGCTTGGCTGCGAACCCAAAATGGAAAGGTACCTCTTCTCCGCCACCAGGCACAGCATCTTCTGCG CCGGCAGAACCAGCTGCCAGCGATGGACCTGCGAGTGTGACAAGAAGGCTGCGCTCTGCTTTCGCCGCAACCTGGGCACCTACGACCGCAAATACGCCCATTACCCCAACAAGCTGTGCACCGGGCCCACCCCCCCCTGCTAA